A genome region from Triticum aestivum cultivar Chinese Spring chromosome 2B, IWGSC CS RefSeq v2.1, whole genome shotgun sequence includes the following:
- the LOC123044356 gene encoding classical arabinogalactan protein 9: MARAGALCLALLCLLAAHSAVAQKATAPAAAPTTTTPTPAAPAKKTTAPAAAPATTPVAATPPTAAAPTTPATPAPAAAPPTKATPAPSKAPAAAPPTKASSPPAPAPKASTPPVEAPVAAPPAPVAEAPATIPTKPDAPAPAPAKKKKKSSSKKKKSKAPAPAPVAAEAPTKSKKAKAPAASDDSEAPGPALDAAADDTAGAIQSMAGSIMSACAMALGLLALLA; this comes from the exons ATGGCGCGCGCCGGCGCTCTCTGCCTCGCGCTGCTCTGCCTCCTCGCGGCGCACTCCGCCGTCGCCCAGAAGGCCACGGCACCGGCCGCTGCGCCCACCACCACCACGCCCACACCGGCGGCTCCCGCCAAGAAGACGACCGCGCCCGCCGCGGCGCCGGCCACCACGCCCGTTGCCGCCACCCCACCGACCGCAGCGGCTCCCACCACACCCGCAACCCCCGCCCCCGCCGCGGCGCCACCCACCAAGGCTACCCCGGCACCATCCAAGGCTCCCGCCGCGGCGCCACCCACCAAGGCCTCCTCGCCCCCTGCCCCGGCGCCCAAGGCCAGCACTCCGCCGGTCGAGgctcccgtcgccgccccgcccgctcCCGTCGCCGAGGCTCCCGCCACCATTCCCACCAAGCCTGACGCCCCCGCGCCCGCcccggccaagaagaagaagaagtcatcctccaagaagaagaagagcaaggccccGGCCCCCGCTCCCGTCGCCGCCGAGGCCCCCACCAAGTCCAAGAAGGCTAAGGCCCCCGCGGCCTCCGACGACTCCGAAGCCCCCGGCCCCGCACTCGATGCTGCCGCCGACGACACCGCG GGCGCGATCCAGAGCATGGCAGGAAGCATCATGTCGGCGTGCGCGATGGCGCTGGGCCTCCTCGCCCTCCTCGCCTAG